From the genome of Hymenobacter gelipurpurascens:
ACACCTCGGCGTACTATAAAGATGGCATTCAGGACTACGTAACGCGGGGCACCCCGGAAACGGTGAACCCCGCCCAGACTGGCACCAAAGCAGCCGCGCACTACTGCGTGATGGTACCGCCGGGCGAAAGCCGTATGGTGCGGGTGCGGCTGGCCGCGCCTGGCCTAACCGAACCGTTCCAGGACTTTGCGGAAATCATGCACTTGCGCGCTTCCGAAGCTGATGCGTACTACCACGATCTGCACACTGAACATGCCAGCCCCGATGCTCGCCTGATACAGCGGCAGGCTTTGGCCGGCATGCTCTGGAGCAAGCAGTTCTATTATTATGATGTAAGCCAGTGGCTCGACGGCGACCCAGCCCAGCCCGCGCCTCCGCCGGAGCGCCAGGAAGGCCGCAACAGCAAGTGGCGTCACCTCAACAACGCCGACATTATCTCGATGCCGGATAAGTGGGAGTACCCGTGGTATGCTGCCTGGGACCTAGCGTTTCATACCATTGCCTTGGCCCTTGTAGATGCTGACTTTGCGAAAAAGCAACTGCTGCTGCTCACTCAGGACTGGTATATGCAGCCCAACGGCCAGCTACCCGCTTACGAGTGGAAGCTGGAAGATGTGAACCCGCCCGTACAGGCCTACGCTGCCTGGCGCGTGTACAAAATGGAGCGTAAGCAGGAGGGCAAGGGCGACACCGTCTTTTTGGAGAAAATATTTCATCGGCTCCTGATCAATTTTACGTGGTGGGTGAACCGCAAAGACCACGATAACCGCAACCTCTTCCAGGGCGGCTTCCTGGGTCTCGATAACATTGGCGTATTCGACCGCAGCGCCTCCCTGCCCGATGGCGCCCTCATGGAGCAGGCCGATGCGACAAGCTGGATGGCCATGTTTGCCCTGAACATGATGCGCATATCCCTGGAACTGGCCAAAGCCAACCCGGTGTACCAGGAAATGGCCAGCAAGTTCTTCGAGCATTTCCTCTACATCGCGGAGGCCATGACCAACGTCGATGAGCAGCACATTGACCTCTGGGATGAGGAAGATGAGTTCTACTATGATGTACTCAAAACTTCCGATGATGAGCGCATTCCCCTCAAGGTACGCTCCATGGTGGGCCTGATTCCGCTGTTTGCGGTAGAAGTGCTTGATGAGAGTACGCTGCAGGAGGTGCCGCATTTTGTGAAGCGCCTGAACTGGTTTCTCGACCACCGGCCGAATCTGGCCCGGCTGGTTTCGCGGTGGCAGGAGCCCAATTCCGGCCAGCTTCATTTGCTTTCCCTGTTGCGTGGCCACCGCATGAAAATGCTGCTGCGCCGCATGCTCGATGAGGCTGAGTTCCTGTCAGAATTTGGGGTGAGGTCTCTGTCGCGCTACCACGAGCAGAACCCCTATGTGTTCCAGCACAAGGGTTCGCGCAGCTTCACAGTGGCCTACGAGCCCGGCGAATCCAGCACTGATCTGTTCGGGGGCAATTCCAACTGGCGCGGCCCCATCTGGTTTCCCGTCAACTTCCTGCTCATCGAGTCGTTGCAGCGCTTCCATTACTACTACGGCGACGATTTCCAAGTAGAATACCCCACCGGCTCCGGCCACTACAGCACGTTGCTGCAGATATCGGAAGCCCTGACGGAACGGCTGACCAAGCTCTTTCTGCGCAACGAGCAGGGCTTCCGGCCCGCCCTCGGCGAGGATAAGCACCTGCAAACGGGCCCGCACTGCCGCGACAACCTCCTGTTTCATGAGTACTTCCACGCCGAAACCGGGAAAGGACTGGGCGCCAGCCATCAGACCGGCTGGACGGGCCTCATTGCCAAGCTGCTGCCCCACAAACATGGGAACTAAGTGGCCTAGAGGACGCCTAGCCCAATAGCGACAAGGCTTCAGCAGCCCGTGTGCCTGGTTTCTCTCTTTTGTATTGTGCTGCCTTTAACCAAAAGCATAAGGCATAAAAGCAGTAAAGAGAAGGAGGTAGCGTGGGCTTATGACTGATTTACACATGCATCGTGGTAAATTTGCTTATACTCCTGTTTCAAACGGTGCCTTTCTACTTTCCCGGAGCCTTTTCGTGCGCTTCGTTGTTCTTTCTGTGTGATTGATTCCAGCTCTACTACCACGCCGCGCCCCGATCTCCTGCGCATTCCTTACGACGATTACCGGGCCCTGCCCGCCATTGCAAATTCTGATTTGTCGCGTCTGCGCGATGCTCTCTACGGGCGCCCGCCGCGCACTACGTCGTCTACGGGGGCACTAGGCCTAGGTACGGCTTTCCACACAGCCCTACTGGAGCCGGAGCTCTACGAGCCTGGCCTACCGGGCATTAATGATACCCTGATCTGGTGGATGGTAGATGGCGTGAAGCTTAACGATGAGGTGAAGCGCCTGCTCGAAATCGGGACGCCGGAGCCCAGCTGCATCTTCACGGAGCCAAACACCAACACCCTCTGTAAGCTCCGCGCCGATCTGGTCATCGACCACCCCGATGAGCCCTACACCATCATCGATTTCAAGACCACGCTGGCCCGCGACTACAGCCACTTTGTGGCCCAGTGCAGCGGCTACGACTACGACCGGCAGGCCGCATTCTATTCCGATGCCTTGCAGGCCGAGCGTTTTTTGCTGGTGGGAGTGCAGAAGGTAGAGCCGTTTGAGCTGTTCGTGTTTGAAGTGCCGCCGCATATGCTGGCCGAGGGACGTGCCAAGTATCAGCGCCTGCTCCGGTTGCTGCAGCCCGATGTGCTGGTGCCTACCGCCGTGGCCAACGCAGTACGCGAAGTGCGGGATTCGCTCAACGGGTAGCCATTTTCACGAGTAGTCGTATAAGTAGCCAGACGAGGACACGCGGAATAGATAATAAAAAAATAACATTGAATTAATTGCGATAATTAATTCGATTGTCTATACTTGTAATACCAAATCGAAAACAGCACACAAATGCACTTTTTCAGCAATAATCTTCCTAATAATAACTCGAATAATAATATTCGGGACTGGAAGGCTATTGCTCCATTGGAGAACTGAAAAATCAGCAATTGATTTTCTTTTAAAGCCTTCCAGTCATTCGGAAGGCTTTTTTTGTGCCTATTGCACTGGTTAGCCAAATAAGCAGCCAGCAACTCAGATTTTCTTAGGCATAAATAATTTTCAGGAATTCAAAAAAAACTTCCGTCGGGAAGGGTGGAATTCGTGTGCCTTTTTGAAAATAAAATCCTTTCTAAAAACCATAAAAAATAATTGCCATGACTGCGCAGGAATTATTAAAAACCGAAGAGGCCATCAGCTTGGTGAAGGAAATCTTTGTCAAGGAGCTGAGTACTCAGCTGCACCTCGTGAAAGTGTCGTCTCCCATTGCGGTGCTCGATGGCACTGGCATCAACGATGACCTGAACGGCATTGAGCGTCCCGTTGGTTTTCCCATCAAGGCCATGCAGGAGCAGCGGGCCGTGGTGGTGCATTCGCTGGCCAAGTGGAAGCGGGTGCGCCTGCAGGAGCTGGGCATTGAGGCTGGCCGTGGGCTGCTAACGGATATGCACGCCCTGCGCCCCGATGAGGATTACTCGCCCATCCACTCCATCTATGTAGATCAGTGGGATTGGGAAAAGCACATTATGGCGGAGCAGCGCACAGTAGAGTTTCTGCAGGCTACGGTAGAGCGTATTTATGAAGCGTTGCGCACTACAGAAGCGCGCATTACGGCGGAGTACCCCGAGATTACGCCGGTGCTGCCGGGCAAAATCACGTTCCTGCACGCCGAGGATTTGCTGAAGCAATACCCCGCCCTCACGCCGAAGGAGCGCGAACATGAAGCCGTGAAACAATACGGTGCGGTATTTCTGATGGGGATTGGCGGTGAGCTGAGCCACGGCGAACCACACGACGGCCGTGCCCCCGACTACGACGACTGGAGCACCGAAACGGCTAGCGGCTACCGCGGCCTGAACGGGGATATTCTGCTCTGGCACCCTGTGTTGCAGACTTCCTTCGAGGTGTCGTCGATGGGGATTCGGGTGGATAAGCAGGCACTGATTCGGCAACTGGCCCTGCGCGGCTGCGAAGATCGGCAGGAACTCTCCTTCCACTCTCGCCTGCTGAAAGATGAATTGCCGGAGAGCATTGGCGGTGGCATCGGCCAAAGCCGCGTGTGCATGTTCATGCTGCGCAAAGGCCACATTGGCGAAGTGCAGGTGAGCATCTGGTCTGACTCCGTGCGTGAAGAACTGGCTGGCACCGGCGTAGGCCTGTTGTAAAAGTTAAAGGCTCGCTGCCAAACAGCGTGGGCGGGGGAGCGGGCTTGGCGGCCGAGTGCTTCTCCGCCTATTTTTTGCCCTAGGCCAGTAAGCCCCTAAAAAGCCCACTCCTTCATGACGGAATGGACTTTTTTAGGGGCTTACTGGCCTAGGAGCAGCTTCTTGGCTGCGGCCTCACCACTGACCAGAGCTGCTTCTACGGTGCCGGTATGCGGCCCAGTGTACAGGGCTTCGCCGGCAAAGTAGAGCGTATCAGAAACTGGTTTCTCAAAAACCTGCAATGCCACCTTGGCACCCACGGTAGCGTAGGTATAGGCGCCTAAAGCGTACGGATCGGCCCCCCAGTTCACGATGCGGGAAGCCTGGAGCTGCCTGTGCAGGAAGGTGCGGGTAGTGCCAAAGAGGTAGGCCAGGGACTCGAGGGCCAGCGTGAGTAAGTCGGCTTCGGATGTCTCTCGGAGTGCGGCCGCCGCCGGTCCGGCCACCCACCCGGTGAGGAGTGGCTTAGGCTCCGGCAGCTGCGACCACCACGTCGGGACGGCAGCATCGGAGAACAGGAAGCCCATTTCCGGCATCGGCTGGCCTACCTCGGCGGATGGCG
Proteins encoded in this window:
- a CDS encoding MGH1-like glycoside hydrolase domain-containing protein; its protein translation is MGQMNQEQIRQQQAREGKAPWHKFGPYVSDRQWGTVREDYSPDGNAWAYTTHDMARSLAYRWGEEGIGGICDDQQLLCLALGFWNGQDPILKERFFGLSGIEGNHGEDVKEVYYYLDNTPTHSYMEMLYKYPQHAFPYEWLVQENARRGRQKPEFELQDTSIFRQDRYFDIRLEYAKADPKDLLLLITVHNHGASEAPLHILPQLWFRNTWSWGYEAYKPELSATEDGHIRISHISLPALQLYCEQTAEQAAALLFCDNETNTERLYQSANTSAYYKDGIQDYVTRGTPETVNPAQTGTKAAAHYCVMVPPGESRMVRVRLAAPGLTEPFQDFAEIMHLRASEADAYYHDLHTEHASPDARLIQRQALAGMLWSKQFYYYDVSQWLDGDPAQPAPPPERQEGRNSKWRHLNNADIISMPDKWEYPWYAAWDLAFHTIALALVDADFAKKQLLLLTQDWYMQPNGQLPAYEWKLEDVNPPVQAYAAWRVYKMERKQEGKGDTVFLEKIFHRLLINFTWWVNRKDHDNRNLFQGGFLGLDNIGVFDRSASLPDGALMEQADATSWMAMFALNMMRISLELAKANPVYQEMASKFFEHFLYIAEAMTNVDEQHIDLWDEEDEFYYDVLKTSDDERIPLKVRSMVGLIPLFAVEVLDESTLQEVPHFVKRLNWFLDHRPNLARLVSRWQEPNSGQLHLLSLLRGHRMKMLLRRMLDEAEFLSEFGVRSLSRYHEQNPYVFQHKGSRSFTVAYEPGESSTDLFGGNSNWRGPIWFPVNFLLIESLQRFHYYYGDDFQVEYPTGSGHYSTLLQISEALTERLTKLFLRNEQGFRPALGEDKHLQTGPHCRDNLLFHEYFHAETGKGLGASHQTGWTGLIAKLLPHKHGN
- a CDS encoding PD-(D/E)XK nuclease-like domain-containing protein; its protein translation is MIDSSSTTTPRPDLLRIPYDDYRALPAIANSDLSRLRDALYGRPPRTTSSTGALGLGTAFHTALLEPELYEPGLPGINDTLIWWMVDGVKLNDEVKRLLEIGTPEPSCIFTEPNTNTLCKLRADLVIDHPDEPYTIIDFKTTLARDYSHFVAQCSGYDYDRQAAFYSDALQAERFLLVGVQKVEPFELFVFEVPPHMLAEGRAKYQRLLRLLQPDVLVPTAVANAVREVRDSLNG
- the asnA gene encoding aspartate--ammonia ligase, which encodes MTAQELLKTEEAISLVKEIFVKELSTQLHLVKVSSPIAVLDGTGINDDLNGIERPVGFPIKAMQEQRAVVVHSLAKWKRVRLQELGIEAGRGLLTDMHALRPDEDYSPIHSIYVDQWDWEKHIMAEQRTVEFLQATVERIYEALRTTEARITAEYPEITPVLPGKITFLHAEDLLKQYPALTPKEREHEAVKQYGAVFLMGIGGELSHGEPHDGRAPDYDDWSTETASGYRGLNGDILLWHPVLQTSFEVSSMGIRVDKQALIRQLALRGCEDRQELSFHSRLLKDELPESIGGGIGQSRVCMFMLRKGHIGEVQVSIWSDSVREELAGTGVGLL